In the genome of Natronomonas salina, the window CGGAAGCGCCGGCTCAAGGCGGTCGACCCCGACGCCATCGAGACGTTCAACGCCTGGCTGTTCACCGGCTACCGGAACCGGCGGGCCCGCCAGTACGCCGCCCGCTACGGCTACCCCGGCGTCGGCGGCAGCGACGCCCACTCGCTGCTGACGGTCGGCCGCGCCTACACCGAGGTCACGGTCGACGCGCCGATCGCCGAGGTCGACGCCGCGGACGTCGTCGACGCGATCCGGGCCGGCGACACCGACATCCGGGGCCACCGCGCCTCGGTCCGGCGCTCGGCGGGCCACTACGCGAAGGCCGCCGGCAGGAAGGCCGCCTGGGGCGTCGAGACCGCCGCCCGGAAGAGCGGCTACGGCGCGATGGTCGCCGCGAAGCACGGGGGCGGCGGGGCCTCGACCGTCCTCCGGAAGGGCGGCTACGGCGCCCGGCGCGTCGCGGCCGGCGCGCTCCCGTTCGTCTAGCCGGCAAACGCTTTTGAGCGGCGCCCGCGACTCGGAGGTATGGATCGGCTGTTGCTGGCGGCCGGCGCGGCCGCGCTCTGCGCCGGCGCGGTCGGCTACGCCGCGGGGGTGTTCGTGGCCTACCCGGGCCGGTCGTTCTCCGTGACGGCGTTCATGCTCGGCCTGGCGCTGGTCGTCGTCGGGCGGACGGCCCGGGAGGCGAACCCGTGACCCTCCGGGCCGTCGTCTACCGCGAGGACGGGACAGCCGAGTACGACGACCTCGCCGCCGCGAAGGCCGCCGACGGGACGACCTGGGTGCGGGCCTCGACGGCGACCGACGCCGAGGTCGACGCCGTCGCCGACGCCTTCGATATCCACCGCCTCGCCATCGAGGACGTCGTCAAGGGCGTGCGACCGAAGACCGAGGAGTTCTCGAAGTACACGTTCGTGCTCGTGAAGTCGGCCGAGCTGACCCGCGGGGAGACCCGCTTCGACGAGGAGATCATCGAGGAGTCCGTCGGCGTCTTCGTCGGCTCGGACTGGATCGTCTCGATGGCGACTGGCGACGACGCGCCCGTCGACCGCGTCTGGTCGGCCGTCGTTCGCGGCGACGAGCGCCTCCTCCAGCAGGGCCCGGACTTCACCGCCTACCGCATCGTCGACGTCGTCGTCGACGAGTACTTCTCGCTGCTCGACCACATCAGCGACCAGATCGAGGCCATCGAGGAGGAGGTGCTCGTCAGCACCGACATCGAGACCCTCCAGGCCATCAACGACGTCCGCCGGGACCTGCTGTCGTTCCGGAAGCTCGCCTGGCCGATGCGGGAGTCGCTGTCCGTCCTCGCCCGCGGCGACCCCGCCCACGTCCGGCAGTCCACGGAGAAGTACTTCCGGGACGTCTACGACCACCTCGTCCACGTCGTCGACTTCATCGAGACATACCGCGACCTGGTCGCGGGTACGCGCGACATCTACCTCAACACCCTCCAGCAGTCCAGCAACGAGGTGATGAAGGTGCTGACGGTCATCGCGACGGTCTTCCTGCCGCTGACGTTCGTCGCCGGCGTCTACGGGATGAACTTCGGCGGGAGCCCCTACAACATGCCGGAGCTGACCTGGCGGTTCGGCTACCCCGCGGTGATGGCCGGGATGGCGCTGCTCGGCATCGTGATGGTGTGGGCGTTCCGCCGCGAGGGGTACATCTGAGCGCGCGCCGACCGTGCCGCCGCGCCGCCGTCGGGTCGCCGGCCCTCAAATGCAAGCAGCGCGGGTAAATGCCGGAGGCTCCTCCGTGGGGGTAATGCTCGACCAGTTACGGGAGACGGGATCGCCGTCGGAGGAGCGGACGCTCGGCCCCTCGGAGCGCCGGGACGTCTCGAACGTGGTCTTCGACGCCTCGGCGTTCCAGCTCGGACGCGCCCTGTTCGGCGGCATCCTCGCCTTCCTCGCGATCGACAACCTCCGGAACCTCGAGGAGCGCGTCCAGTACGCCGAGGCGAAGGGCGCCCCGGCCCCCGACCTGACCGTCCCCGGCGTCAGCACCGGGTTGCTGTTCGGCAGCGTCGGCCTGGCGCTGTGGCGGCTCCCGCGGGCGTCGGCGACCGCCGTCGCCGGGTTCTTCCTCGGCGTCACCCCCCTGATGCACGACTTCTGGAACGCCGAGGACGACGCGGAACAGCAGCAGGAGATCATCCAGTTCATGAAGAACGGCGCGCTGTTCGGCGCGGCGCTGGTCTTCCTCCAGCTCGGCCGCGAGCGCGACGAGTAGCGTAGCGACGACAGCCGATCGCGGTGTGCGACACCGCTCGCACAGCCGGCCCGCCCTTTTCACGCTGCGGTCCCCAGTCGAGGTATGAGCGAACCCCAGTCCACGCCGGTGGTCCAGGTCTACGCCGACTACGTCTGCCCGTTCTGCTACCTCGGGTACGCGTCGTTCGACCGCTTCCGGGAGGACCGCGACGACCCGGTCGAGGCCGACTGGCACCCCTTCGACCTCCGGTCGGGCAAGCGGAACGAGGACGGCTCCATCGACCACGCCGTCGACGACGGGAAGGACGAGGACTACTACGAGGAGGCCCGGAAGAACGTCCGGCGGCTGGCCGACGAGTACGACGTGGAGCTGGCACAGGAGCTCCGGAAGGACGTCGACTCCTTCGACGCCCAGCGGGTCGCCTGGCGGGCCCGCGACGACCACCCCGAGGCCTTCGAGGCGTTCCACCGATCGGTCTTCGACGCGCTGTGGGAGGACGGCCGGGACATCGGCGAGCGAGAGGTGCTCGAGGACCTCGCCGCCGAGGCCGGCCTGCCGGACGGGTACGTCGGCGAGGTGCTGGCCGACGAGTCCAGCGAGGCGGCCCTGGAGGACGCCTTCCGCGCGGCCCAGCAGCGCGGCGTCTCCGGGGTCCCGACGTTCGTCGCCGGCGAGCACGCCGCCCGCGGCGCGGTGCCGCCGGAGCAGCTTCGGCGACTGGTCGACGGGACCTGAATCACCGCCCGAGGCGGCCGAGAGACTTTTTGTCCGGAACGGGTACGTGACGGCAAGGCACAGCATGAACATGTCGCTGCTGCACACTGACGGGGCCGACGCCCGGGACGACCGCTACGGGCAGTTCCGGCTCGGCGACGACGGCCTCGTCGTCTACGACCGCGAGAACGCCAGCGCGTGGGTCCGCGTCGCGCCGCCCGCCGCGCTGGAGACCTAGTCGGGGTACTCGACGCCGGTCAGCTCCTCGGAGACCGCCCAGAGCCGCCGCGCCGTCGCCTCGTCGTAGGAGCGGCCGCTGGAGCGCTGGACCTCCGGGTGCCCCCGCATGTTCCGGAACCCGCCCGGCCCGACGTACTCGCCGCCGTCGACCCCCTCGGCCGTCGCCGCGTAGACCATCGGCAGCGCGCCGCGCTCGGCCGGCTGGGCGAACAGCCGGTTGGCGACCGACATCAGCGCCACCCGGAGCCGCGAGCCGCGCTGCTCGGGGCCGCGGCGCTGGAGGTTCGTCGCCGCGTAGCCCGGGTGGCAGCCGACGCTCGTCAGCTCGCCGCCGTAGCGGCGGTCGAGCTCGTAGGCGAACAGCAGGTTCGCGAGCTTGCTCTGGGCGTAGGCGTCCCAGGGGTCGTAGTCGGCCTCGCCGTGGAGGTCCTCGAAGCCCAACTCGCCGTTCGCGTGGAGGCCGCTGCTCTGGGTGACTACCCGCGGGTCCGGCGCCGCGCGGAGCGCCTCCAACAGCAGCCCCGTCAGCGCGAAGTGGCCGAGGTGGTTGACGCCGAACTGCCGCTCGAAGCCGTCCGCGGTCTCGCCGCGGGGCAGCGCCATCACGCCGGCGTTGTTGCAGAGGACGTCGACCCGCTCGTGGTCGGTTGCGACGCCGTCGGCGAAGCGCCGCACCGAGTCGAGGTCGGCGAGGTCCAGCTTCCGGACGTCCAGGTCGGCCCTGGAGACGTCCGCCCGGACCTCCTCGCGGGCCGTCTCGGCGCGGTCGAGGTCCCGGCAGGCCATCACGACCTCGGCGCCCTCGCGGGCGAACAATCGGGTCGCCTCGAGGCCGAGCCCGCTGTTGGCGCCGGTGACGACGACCGTCGCCCCCGAACAGTCCGGCACGTCGTCGGCGGTCCACTTCGACATGGGTGACGGTTGCACCGCCACCGACTAAATACTCGATGTCGCCGCAGGCTATACACCACCCCGCGTCGAACCCGCTTCGAATGGCCGCCATCC includes:
- a CDS encoding CehA/McbA family metallohydrolase — encoded protein: MSGPTRLEVDLHVHSEASYDGHEPIELILEHAADIGLDAVVITDHDTLEASVEAAELAPDYGLVGIPGVEVSTADGHLLGIGVEEMPPTGRPMEETVAAVRAQGGVAVVPHPFQRTRHGVRKRRLKAVDPDAIETFNAWLFTGYRNRRARQYAARYGYPGVGGSDAHSLLTVGRAYTEVTVDAPIAEVDAADVVDAIRAGDTDIRGHRASVRRSAGHYAKAAGRKAAWGVETAARKSGYGAMVAAKHGGGGASTVLRKGGYGARRVAAGALPFV
- the corA gene encoding magnesium/cobalt transporter CorA codes for the protein MTLRAVVYREDGTAEYDDLAAAKAADGTTWVRASTATDAEVDAVADAFDIHRLAIEDVVKGVRPKTEEFSKYTFVLVKSAELTRGETRFDEEIIEESVGVFVGSDWIVSMATGDDAPVDRVWSAVVRGDERLLQQGPDFTAYRIVDVVVDEYFSLLDHISDQIEAIEEEVLVSTDIETLQAINDVRRDLLSFRKLAWPMRESLSVLARGDPAHVRQSTEKYFRDVYDHLVHVVDFIETYRDLVAGTRDIYLNTLQQSSNEVMKVLTVIATVFLPLTFVAGVYGMNFGGSPYNMPELTWRFGYPAVMAGMALLGIVMVWAFRREGYI
- a CDS encoding DoxX family protein gives rise to the protein MLDQLRETGSPSEERTLGPSERRDVSNVVFDASAFQLGRALFGGILAFLAIDNLRNLEERVQYAEAKGAPAPDLTVPGVSTGLLFGSVGLALWRLPRASATAVAGFFLGVTPLMHDFWNAEDDAEQQQEIIQFMKNGALFGAALVFLQLGRERDE
- a CDS encoding DsbA family oxidoreductase yields the protein MSEPQSTPVVQVYADYVCPFCYLGYASFDRFREDRDDPVEADWHPFDLRSGKRNEDGSIDHAVDDGKDEDYYEEARKNVRRLADEYDVELAQELRKDVDSFDAQRVAWRARDDHPEAFEAFHRSVFDALWEDGRDIGEREVLEDLAAEAGLPDGYVGEVLADESSEAALEDAFRAAQQRGVSGVPTFVAGEHAARGAVPPEQLRRLVDGT
- a CDS encoding oxidoreductase; translated protein: MSKWTADDVPDCSGATVVVTGANSGLGLEATRLFAREGAEVVMACRDLDRAETAREEVRADVSRADLDVRKLDLADLDSVRRFADGVATDHERVDVLCNNAGVMALPRGETADGFERQFGVNHLGHFALTGLLLEALRAAPDPRVVTQSSGLHANGELGFEDLHGEADYDPWDAYAQSKLANLLFAYELDRRYGGELTSVGCHPGYAATNLQRRGPEQRGSRLRVALMSVANRLFAQPAERGALPMVYAATAEGVDGGEYVGPGGFRNMRGHPEVQRSSGRSYDEATARRLWAVSEELTGVEYPD